In one window of Scyliorhinus canicula chromosome 17, sScyCan1.1, whole genome shotgun sequence DNA:
- the LOC119951376 gene encoding zinc finger protein 214-like — translation MGFIQLSALQTHQQVHTGERPFICSQCGKGFTRFGNLKMHQRVHTGERPFICSQCGKGFTRFDNLRIHQRVHTGVRPFTCSQCEKGFTTSSSLVKHQQVHSGERPFTCSQCEKGFTTSSSLLSHQRVHTGEKPFTCSQCGNRFTQSSDLQKHQRIHTGEKPFTCFQCEKGFARLSNLRIHQRVHTGEKPFTCSRCGKGFTQSSHLQTHQRVHTGEKP, via the coding sequence ATGGGATTCATTCAATTATccgccctgcagacacaccagcaagttcacaccggggagaggccgttcatctgctctcagtgtgggaagggattcactcggttcggTAACCTGAAGatgcatcagcgagttcacactggggaaaggccgttcatctgctctcagtgtgggaagggattcactcggttcgacaacctgcggatacatcagcgagttcacactggggtgaggccattcacctgctctcagtgtgagaagggattcactacttcaTCGAGCCTGGtgaaacaccagcaagttcacagtggggagaggccgttcacctgctctcagtgtgagaagggattcactacttcaTCGAGCTTGCTgtcacaccagcgtgttcacactggggagaagccgttcacctgctctcagtgtgggaacagATTCACTCAATCGTCcgacctgcagaaacaccagcgaattcacactggggagaaaccgttcacctgctttcagtgtgaaaagggattcgctcggttatccaacctgcggatacatcagcgagttcacactggggagaagccgttcacttgctctcggtgtgggaagggattcactcaatcatcccacctgcagacgcaccaacgagttcacacaggggagaagccgTAA